In Pseudomonas putida, a genomic segment contains:
- a CDS encoding acyl-CoA synthetase, whose protein sequence is MSIFSQGLMPAPVNHVALTPLSFIERTAAVYGDYPAVIHGSIRRNWRQTYERCRRLASALAGRGIGRGDTVAVMLPNIPEMLEAHFGVPMIGAVLNTLNVRLDAEAIAFMLQHGEAKVLISDREFHGVIRDALGLLEHPPLVIDVDDPEYGEGQSVSDLDYEALLAEGDPEFAWEWPDDEWQAISLNYTSGTTGNPKGVVYHHRGAYLNAIGNQMTWGMGHHPVYLWTLPMFHCNGWCYPWTITAQAGIHVFLRRVDPQKILTLIREHRVSHLCGAPIVLNALVNMPDSAKAAIEHPVQAMVAGAAPPAKVIGAVEEMGIKVTHTYGLTEVYGPVTVCAWHEEWDELQLEERARIKSRQGVRYPTLDGLMVADPQTLQPVAQDGNTLGEIFMRGNTVMKGYLKNPEATAEAFRGGWFHTGDLAVWHADGYVEIKDRLKDIIISGGENISTIEVEDTLYKHPAVLEAAVVARPDEKWGETPCAFVALKPGHGATRESDISTWCREHLAGFKVPKTVVFGELPKTSTGKIQKFLLRDRAKAL, encoded by the coding sequence ATGTCTATCTTCTCCCAGGGCCTGATGCCCGCGCCTGTCAATCACGTTGCCCTCACGCCCCTGAGCTTCATCGAACGCACCGCCGCCGTCTATGGCGACTATCCAGCCGTGATCCATGGCTCCATTCGCCGCAACTGGCGCCAGACCTACGAGCGCTGCCGGCGCCTGGCCAGCGCCCTGGCCGGTCGTGGTATCGGCCGTGGCGATACCGTGGCGGTGATGCTGCCGAACATTCCCGAAATGCTCGAAGCACACTTCGGCGTACCGATGATCGGCGCCGTGCTCAATACCCTGAACGTGCGCCTGGATGCCGAGGCGATCGCCTTCATGCTCCAGCACGGTGAGGCCAAGGTGCTGATCAGCGACCGTGAGTTCCACGGCGTGATCCGTGACGCCCTGGGCCTACTCGAACACCCGCCGCTGGTGATCGATGTCGATGACCCCGAATACGGCGAAGGCCAGTCGGTCAGCGACCTCGACTACGAGGCCTTGCTTGCCGAGGGCGACCCTGAGTTCGCCTGGGAGTGGCCCGATGACGAGTGGCAGGCGATCTCCCTCAACTACACCTCGGGCACCACCGGCAATCCCAAGGGCGTGGTCTATCACCACCGCGGCGCCTACCTCAACGCCATCGGCAACCAGATGACCTGGGGCATGGGCCACCATCCGGTCTACCTGTGGACCCTGCCGATGTTCCACTGCAACGGCTGGTGCTACCCCTGGACCATCACCGCTCAGGCCGGCATCCATGTGTTCCTGCGCCGGGTCGACCCGCAGAAGATCCTCACCCTGATCCGCGAGCATCGCGTCAGCCACCTGTGCGGCGCACCGATCGTGCTCAACGCCCTGGTCAACATGCCCGACAGCGCCAAGGCCGCCATCGAGCACCCGGTGCAGGCCATGGTCGCCGGTGCCGCCCCCCCGGCCAAGGTGATCGGCGCCGTGGAGGAAATGGGCATCAAGGTCACCCACACCTATGGCCTGACCGAGGTATATGGGCCGGTCACCGTCTGCGCCTGGCATGAGGAGTGGGACGAGCTGCAGCTGGAGGAACGTGCGCGCATCAAGTCGCGCCAGGGCGTGCGCTACCCGACCCTTGACGGCCTGATGGTCGCCGACCCGCAAACCCTGCAACCGGTTGCGCAGGACGGCAACACCCTGGGTGAGATCTTCATGCGTGGCAACACGGTGATGAAGGGCTACCTGAAAAACCCCGAAGCTACCGCCGAAGCCTTCCGCGGCGGCTGGTTCCACACCGGCGACCTGGCCGTGTGGCACGCCGATGGCTATGTCGAGATCAAGGATCGGCTCAAGGACATCATCATTTCCGGCGGCGAGAACATCTCGACCATCGAGGTCGAGGACACCCTCTACAAGCACCCGGCGGTGCTCGAAGCCGCCGTGGTGGCGCGCCCGGACGAAAAATGGGGCGAGACACCCTGCGCCTTCGTCGCCCTCAAGCCTGGCCATGGCGCCACCCGCGAGAGCGATATCAGCACCTGGTGCCGTGAGCACCTGGCCGGCTTCAAGGTGCCGAAGACGGTGGTGTTCGGCGAATTGCCCAAGACCTCGACCGGCAAGATCCAGAAATTTCTCCTGCGCGACCGGGCCAAGGCCCTTTGA
- a CDS encoding acyl-CoA dehydrogenase C-terminal domain-containing protein — protein sequence MTDYNAPLRDMRFVLHEVFQGPALWARLPALAERIDADTADAILEEAAKLTGQLIAPLSRNGDEQGVRFEAGQVSTPDGFRDAWQIYREGGWVGLGGNPEHGGMGMPKMLGVLFEEMMYAADSSFSLYSALSAGSCLAIDAHASEALKATYLGPLYEGRWAGTMCLTEPHAGTDLGLIRTRAEPQADGSYRISGSKIFITGGEQDLTENIVHLVLAKLPDAPAGAKGISLFLVPKFQVEADGSLGARNAAHCGSIEHKMGIKASATCVMNFDGAVGYLVGETNKGLAAMFTMMNYERLSIGIQGIGCAEASYQSAARYANERLQSRAAIGAQARDKVADPIIHHGDVRRMLLTMRALTEGGRAFAAYVGQQLDLAKYAEDPGEREHAQRLVALLTPVAKAFFTDNGLESCVLGQQVYGGHGYIREWGQEQRVRDVRIAQIYEGTNGIQALDLLGRKVLADNGQALASLATEIRAFCVDAPLHREALLDALKRLESASQWLIGQAREDANLVSASAVEYLHLFGLTAYAYMWARMAAAAHQRLSEDTDFYGAKLGCAEFFFQRLLPRSLALDASIRAGSQSLYRLAAEQF from the coding sequence ATGACTGACTACAACGCGCCATTGCGCGACATGCGCTTCGTGCTCCATGAAGTGTTCCAGGGGCCGGCGCTGTGGGCCCGCCTGCCCGCCCTGGCCGAGCGCATCGATGCCGACACGGCCGATGCCATTCTCGAAGAAGCGGCCAAGCTCACCGGGCAACTGATCGCACCGCTGAGCCGCAATGGCGATGAGCAAGGGGTGCGCTTCGAGGCTGGCCAGGTGAGCACACCCGACGGCTTTCGCGACGCCTGGCAGATCTACCGCGAAGGCGGTTGGGTAGGCCTGGGCGGCAACCCCGAGCATGGCGGCATGGGCATGCCGAAGATGCTCGGGGTACTGTTCGAAGAGATGATGTACGCCGCCGATAGCAGCTTCAGCCTCTATTCGGCGCTGAGCGCCGGTAGCTGCCTGGCCATCGACGCCCACGCCAGCGAGGCGCTCAAGGCAACCTACCTGGGCCCGCTGTACGAAGGCCGCTGGGCCGGCACCATGTGCCTGACCGAGCCGCACGCCGGTACCGACCTGGGGCTGATCCGCACCCGCGCCGAACCCCAGGCCGACGGCAGCTACCGCATCAGCGGCAGCAAGATCTTCATCACCGGCGGCGAACAGGACCTGACCGAGAACATCGTGCACCTGGTTCTGGCCAAGCTGCCCGACGCCCCAGCCGGCGCCAAGGGCATCTCGCTGTTCCTGGTGCCCAAGTTCCAGGTCGAGGCCGATGGCAGCCTGGGTGCGCGCAACGCCGCGCACTGTGGCTCGATCGAGCACAAGATGGGCATCAAGGCCTCGGCCACCTGCGTGATGAACTTCGACGGCGCCGTCGGCTACCTGGTGGGTGAAACCAACAAGGGCCTGGCCGCGATGTTCACCATGATGAACTACGAGCGACTGTCCATCGGCATCCAGGGCATCGGTTGCGCCGAGGCCTCGTACCAGAGCGCCGCCCGCTATGCCAACGAACGCCTGCAAAGCCGCGCCGCCATCGGCGCGCAAGCCAGGGACAAAGTCGCCGATCCGATCATTCATCACGGCGATGTGCGGCGCATGCTGCTGACCATGCGAGCCCTCACCGAGGGCGGTCGTGCTTTCGCCGCCTATGTCGGCCAGCAACTGGACCTGGCCAAGTACGCCGAGGACCCGGGAGAGCGCGAACATGCCCAGCGCCTGGTCGCCTTGCTGACCCCGGTGGCCAAGGCCTTCTTCACCGATAACGGCCTGGAAAGCTGCGTACTGGGCCAGCAGGTGTACGGCGGCCATGGCTACATCCGCGAGTGGGGCCAGGAGCAACGGGTGCGTGATGTGCGCATCGCACAGATCTACGAGGGCACCAACGGCATCCAGGCGCTCGATCTGCTCGGGCGCAAGGTGCTGGCCGACAACGGGCAGGCCCTGGCCAGCCTGGCCACGGAAATCCGTGCGTTCTGCGTCGACGCGCCCCTGCATCGCGAGGCCCTGCTGGATGCGCTCAAGCGCTTGGAGAGCGCCAGCCAGTGGTTGATCGGCCAGGCTCGCGAAGATGCCAATCTGGTCAGTGCCTCGGCGGTGGAGTACCTGCACCTGTTCGGGCTGACGGCCTATGCCTACATGTGGGCGCGCATGGCGGCTGCGGCGCATCAGCGGTTGAGCGAGGACACGGACTTCTATGGCGCCAAGCTGGGCTGCGCCGAGTTCTTCTTCCAGCGCTTGCTGCCGCGCAGCCTGGCGCTGGACGCGAGCATTCGGGCGGGGAGCCAGAGCCTGTATCGATTGGCGGCGGAGCAGTTTTGA
- a CDS encoding OprD family porin, whose translation MNTFPPRRASLMLAVFSCVCQSAQAGFVEDGKASLELRNFYFDRDFHGDAATQSRRGEWAQGFMLKWQSGYSDGVLGLGLDAVGMLGIKLDSSPERSGTGLLPRGSDKRAVDDYGKAVATLKARLAQSELRVGGLSPQLPLLASNYSRLFPQWFNGAQWVSKDLDNVTLTLLQVDATKLRDSTDFEDLTAMAQQGAYSATVTSDRLYYAGADYQPLKNLTLSLHSSQLEDLFRRDFVGFKYKLGLGPGEVFTEWRWFNAREQGRALLGEVDNRTLSTHFGYSLAGHTFSGGYQKIDGDTAYAYVGGTDTYLFSEQQVSTFALANERAWMLRYDYNFAALGVPGLTFNVRYVKGDQVDPQRIATTKGRALAARGGEGEEWERTTDITYVVQSGLFRNVSLRWRNASMRSNFADAADENRVIVGYVFEF comes from the coding sequence ATGAACACCTTCCCACCGCGGCGAGCATCGCTGATGCTCGCAGTGTTTTCCTGCGTCTGTCAGTCGGCCCAGGCGGGCTTCGTCGAGGACGGCAAGGCCAGCCTGGAGCTGCGCAACTTCTACTTCGACCGCGATTTCCATGGCGATGCCGCCACCCAGAGCCGACGTGGCGAGTGGGCCCAGGGCTTCATGCTCAAGTGGCAGTCCGGTTATAGCGATGGCGTGCTTGGCCTTGGTCTGGATGCAGTGGGTATGCTCGGCATCAAGCTCGACTCGTCACCCGAGCGCAGTGGCACCGGGTTGTTGCCCAGGGGCAGCGACAAGCGCGCGGTGGACGACTACGGCAAGGCGGTCGCCACGCTCAAGGCAAGGCTGGCGCAGAGCGAGTTGCGGGTGGGTGGGCTGAGCCCGCAGCTGCCATTGCTGGCCTCCAACTACAGCCGCCTGTTCCCGCAGTGGTTCAATGGCGCGCAGTGGGTGAGCAAGGACCTCGACAATGTAACCCTGACCCTGTTGCAGGTGGATGCGACCAAGCTGCGCGACTCCACCGACTTCGAGGACCTTACTGCCATGGCGCAGCAAGGTGCCTATTCGGCGACGGTGACCAGTGACCGCCTGTACTACGCCGGCGCTGACTACCAGCCGCTGAAGAACCTGACCCTGAGTCTGCACAGCAGCCAGCTCGAAGACCTGTTCCGGCGCGATTTCGTCGGCTTCAAGTACAAGCTCGGCCTAGGGCCTGGCGAAGTCTTCACCGAGTGGCGCTGGTTCAATGCCCGGGAGCAGGGCAGGGCGTTGCTCGGTGAGGTCGACAACCGCACCCTGAGCACCCATTTTGGCTATAGCCTGGCCGGGCACACGTTCAGCGGTGGCTACCAGAAAATCGACGGCGATACGGCCTACGCCTATGTGGGCGGCACCGATACCTACCTGTTCAGCGAGCAGCAGGTGAGCACCTTCGCACTGGCCAACGAACGGGCCTGGATGCTGCGCTACGACTACAACTTCGCCGCGTTGGGCGTGCCAGGGCTGACCTTCAACGTGCGCTACGTCAAGGGCGACCAGGTCGACCCGCAGCGCATCGCCACGACCAAGGGTCGAGCGCTGGCGGCGCGGGGCGGGGAGGGCGAGGAGTGGGAAAGAACCACCGACATCACCTATGTGGTGCAGTCGGGGCTCTTCAGGAACGTGTCGTTGCGCTGGCGTAATGCGAGCATGCGCTCGAATTTTGCCGATGCGGCGGATGAAAACCGGGTGATCGTGGGGTATGTGTTCGAGTTTTGA
- a CDS encoding MFS transporter, whose product MVALTGELAPERANDHINELLLYRRVAWRIMPLAIICFLFSYFDRINISFAKSQMQAELGLSDAAYGLAASMFFIGYVLFEVPSSLGLKRYGAPAWICRIMVSWGLATAALVFAYTQYTLYFLRFLIGVMEAGFGPAILFYLACWFPRKHLAKMNGLWFLAVPLAGAVGGPAAGFLLGTMDGVLGLAGWHWLFLMSGLPCVVLGVLVLFKLDRDIESARWLSRQEKDRLVENLAQDRRTEKPVLGSIWRVLLTREVAIMAFIYYVVKTASYGLNFWMPHLIKSSGVQDMLMVGMLSALPYAVACLGMVAITRRSDRTGERKRYLVYCLLASALGYLLACLYADSSWAMMAALVLATAGTFIAIPIFWTIPQSTFSGLAIATGTAAINSVGQLSGIVAPVMVGKINDLSGSSYMGMLSIAPLILIACLVVMRYVKNPKS is encoded by the coding sequence ATGGTTGCCTTGACCGGTGAACTGGCGCCCGAGCGTGCCAACGACCACATCAATGAACTGCTGCTGTACCGTCGCGTGGCCTGGCGCATCATGCCGCTGGCCATCATCTGCTTCCTGTTCTCCTATTTCGATCGCATCAACATCAGCTTCGCCAAGTCGCAGATGCAGGCCGAACTCGGCCTCAGCGATGCCGCCTACGGCCTGGCCGCGAGCATGTTCTTCATCGGCTACGTGTTGTTCGAGGTGCCGAGCAGCCTGGGGCTCAAGCGTTACGGGGCACCGGCCTGGATCTGCCGGATCATGGTGTCGTGGGGGCTGGCCACGGCGGCGCTGGTGTTCGCCTATACCCAGTACACCCTGTACTTCCTGCGTTTTCTGATCGGCGTGATGGAGGCCGGCTTCGGCCCGGCGATCCTGTTCTACCTGGCGTGCTGGTTTCCCAGGAAGCATCTGGCGAAGATGAACGGGTTGTGGTTCCTCGCCGTACCCCTGGCCGGTGCCGTGGGCGGGCCGGCGGCGGGTTTCTTGCTGGGCACCATGGACGGCGTGCTGGGCCTGGCCGGTTGGCACTGGCTGTTCCTGATGTCGGGCCTGCCGTGCGTGGTGCTCGGTGTGCTGGTGCTGTTCAAGCTCGACCGCGACATCGAGTCGGCCCGGTGGCTGAGCCGCCAGGAAAAGGACCGGCTGGTCGAGAACCTGGCGCAAGATCGGCGGACGGAGAAACCAGTGCTCGGCTCGATCTGGCGGGTGCTGCTGACTCGCGAGGTGGCGATCATGGCGTTCATCTACTACGTGGTGAAGACCGCTTCCTACGGCCTGAATTTCTGGATGCCGCACCTGATCAAGTCGTCGGGCGTGCAGGACATGCTGATGGTCGGCATGCTCTCGGCGCTGCCGTATGCCGTGGCTTGCCTGGGCATGGTGGCGATCACCCGCCGCTCCGACCGCACCGGCGAGCGCAAGCGTTACCTGGTGTACTGCCTGTTGGCCTCGGCCCTTGGCTACTTGCTGGCCTGCCTGTATGCCGATTCGTCCTGGGCGATGATGGCCGCGCTGGTGCTGGCCACGGCAGGCACTTTCATCGCGATTCCGATCTTCTGGACCATCCCCCAATCGACTTTCTCGGGCCTGGCCATCGCCACCGGCACCGCCGCGATCAACTCGGTGGGGCAGTTGAGCGGCATCGTCGCGCCGGTGATGGTCGGCAAGATCAACGACCTCAGCGGCAGTAGCTACATGGGCATGCTGTCGATCGCTCCACTGATTCTCATCGCTTGCCTGGTGGTGATGCGCTACGTGAAAAACCCCAAGAGCTGA
- a CDS encoding gamma carbonic anhydrase family protein yields the protein MAIYRYDALTPDIHPETFVAEQATVIGAVSLEQGASVWPQAVLRGDNEPIRIGQHSNVQEGAVLHADPGFPLTVGANVSIGHQAMLHGCTIGEGTLIGIQAVVLNGAVIGRNCLVGAGAIVTEGKVFPDNSLILGVPAKVVRELSAEALANLHANAADYVRKGQACKEKLVRIS from the coding sequence ATGGCGATCTATCGATACGACGCGCTGACCCCGGATATCCATCCCGAAACCTTCGTGGCCGAGCAGGCGACCGTGATCGGCGCCGTTAGCCTGGAGCAGGGGGCCAGCGTATGGCCTCAGGCCGTGCTGCGTGGCGACAACGAGCCGATCCGCATCGGCCAGCACAGCAATGTGCAGGAGGGGGCGGTGCTGCATGCCGACCCAGGCTTCCCGCTGACCGTGGGCGCCAACGTGAGCATCGGCCACCAGGCGATGCTGCATGGCTGCACGATCGGCGAGGGTACGTTGATCGGCATCCAGGCGGTGGTGCTCAATGGCGCGGTGATCGGTCGCAACTGCCTGGTCGGTGCGGGTGCCATCGTCACCGAAGGCAAGGTGTTCCCGGACAATTCGTTGATCCTCGGCGTGCCAGCCAAGGTCGTGCGCGAGCTGAGCGCAGAAGCGCTCGCCAACCTGCACGCCAATGCCGCCGACTATGTGCGAAAGGGCCAGGCCTGCAAGGAAAAACTCGTGCGCATCAGCTGA
- a CDS encoding CaiB/BaiF CoA transferase family protein: MSRLPLDGIRVVEISHMVMGPTCGMILGDLGAEVIKIEPTRGDGTRRLLGAGAGFFRTFNRNKQCIAIDVDTPQGRDAVLELIDTADVFIENFKPGRMHKLGLDYATLRQRNPKLIYASHKGFLSGPYDNRLALDEVVQMMAGLAYMTGPVGRPLRAGSSVNDIMGGMFGAIGVLAALNERNTSGVGRQVQSALYENCVLLAAQHMQQYVVTGEAAAPMPNRISAWSVYDVFTFKGGEQMFVAATGEGQWHALCQLLDQPALLDDPSLATNNDRVLQRPRLLAHLAEVFATLDAQQLAVQLEANGIPFAPIRRPEELFDDPHLRESGGMADLHLEDGSSTPMPLLPLSLDGQRLQPRRPIARIGEHTRKVMRELGYSDEHIAELCAAGVLRTDDQPSGAC, encoded by the coding sequence ATGTCCAGACTCCCCCTGGACGGCATTCGTGTCGTCGAAATCTCGCACATGGTCATGGGCCCCACCTGCGGCATGATCCTGGGTGACCTGGGTGCCGAGGTGATCAAGATCGAACCCACCCGGGGCGACGGTACTCGCCGGCTGCTGGGCGCCGGGGCGGGCTTCTTCCGTACCTTCAACCGCAACAAGCAGTGCATCGCCATCGACGTCGATACGCCCCAGGGGCGCGATGCGGTACTGGAACTGATCGATACCGCCGACGTGTTCATCGAGAACTTCAAGCCTGGACGAATGCACAAGCTGGGCCTGGACTACGCCACGCTGCGTCAGCGCAACCCGAAGCTGATCTATGCCTCGCACAAGGGCTTTCTCAGCGGCCCGTACGACAACCGCCTGGCCCTGGACGAAGTGGTACAGATGATGGCAGGGCTTGCCTACATGACCGGGCCGGTCGGTCGGCCGCTGCGGGCCGGCAGTTCGGTCAACGACATCATGGGCGGGATGTTCGGCGCCATCGGTGTGTTGGCAGCGCTCAACGAGCGCAACACCAGCGGGGTCGGCCGCCAAGTGCAGAGCGCACTCTACGAGAACTGCGTGCTGCTGGCGGCCCAGCACATGCAGCAGTACGTGGTCACGGGCGAAGCGGCGGCGCCCATGCCCAACCGGATCAGTGCCTGGTCGGTCTATGACGTGTTCACGTTCAAGGGCGGTGAGCAGATGTTCGTCGCCGCCACCGGTGAAGGCCAATGGCATGCGCTGTGTCAGCTGCTGGACCAGCCCGCGCTGCTGGACGACCCTTCGCTTGCCACCAACAACGACCGGGTGCTGCAGCGGCCACGCCTGCTGGCACACCTGGCCGAGGTGTTCGCCACGCTCGATGCGCAGCAGTTGGCAGTGCAACTCGAGGCCAACGGTATTCCGTTCGCACCGATCCGCCGCCCGGAAGAATTGTTCGACGACCCGCACTTGCGAGAAAGCGGCGGCATGGCCGACCTGCATCTGGAGGACGGCAGCAGCACGCCCATGCCGTTGCTGCCGCTGTCGCTGGATGGCCAGCGCCTGCAACCGCGCCGGCCGATTGCGCGTATCGGTGAGCACACCCGCAAGGTGATGCGTGAGCTTGGCTACAGCGATGAACACATCGCTGAACTGTGCGCCGCCGGGGTGCTCAGGACCGATGACCAGCCAAGTGGAGCGTGCTGA